The Pocillopora verrucosa isolate sample1 chromosome 14, ASM3666991v2, whole genome shotgun sequence genome has a segment encoding these proteins:
- the LOC136278324 gene encoding uncharacterized protein: protein MSYSKRAFQRTVVLLEKKRTAVPVNAEMSRLINARRVMDIAFTKNHTASQIGDLLCGAFPSLVGKDLEYLIFPYSRLELFASYCRGHAMSKVATGLQDGVKLLELFGGSRKKKIFLWLPNPASHTSTSTVSTPVPSSTQPNPIPSLAQTNPTPPLAQLAQPDSTLPLAQSSPTPPLAQPNPATPLSQPNSSTSPT from the exons ATGAGCTACAGCAAACGTGCTTTTCAGAGGACCGTGGTGTTATTGGAAAAGAAGAGGACTGCTGTTCCTGTGAACGCAGAAATGAGTCGGCTTATAAATGCCAGGCGGGTGATGGACATTGCCTTTACAAAAAACCACACCGCTTCTCAGATAGGCGATCTTCTTTGCGGTGCTTTTCCTTCTTTAGTTGGAAAAGACCTCG AATACCTAATATTTCCTTACTCTAGGTTAGAGTTATTCGCATCATACTGTAGAGGGCATGCCATGTCGAAGGTTGCGACTGGCCTCCAAGATGGTGTGAAGCTACTGGAATTATTCGGAggatcaaggaaaaagaaaattttcctgtGGCTTCCAAATCCAG CCTCACATACCTCGACATCCACAGTATCAACTCCAGTACCTTCATCGACCCAACCTAACCCCATTCCTTCACTAGCCCAAACTAACCCCACCCCTCCACTAGCCCAACTAGCCCAACCTGACTCCACCCTTCCACTGGCCCAAAGTAGCCCCACTCCTCCACTAGCCCAACCTAACCCTGCCACTCCACTTTCCCAAC CCAACTCCTCCACCAGCCCAACCTAA